The following DNA comes from Candidatus Methylacidiphilales bacterium.
CGCCAGGGAGCCGAGAAGAGGCTCATTCCCAATGCGACAACATCCCGGACTCCAGGTAACGGTCGAGCCCTTCGGCAAATCCTTCAAGTAGTTCTTCAATCCATCCAGGTTCTTGTAGGCGACAGCGCCATTGATGACAAACACATATTGGTTGGGCTGTCCCGCATCGGCGACCCATGCCAGCGTCATTGTCAGATTCTCAGGCTTTCGCTTTGCATCCTGCGCGGACGCAGGCAACAACGTTCCGCAAAGAATAAGGACGACAAGCAATCGCTTCATTTCGATCATCGTATCAAGCCAGACACTGGAGGAAAGGCGAATTAATCATTCACCGCAGAGGCGCCGAGAACGCCCAGGTTGAAAGTTTTTCTTTGCGGCTTGGTGGCTTGGCGCGAAACCTTGTGCTGGGTTTTATCCGCTTTTATCCGTGTCCATCCGTGGTTCAAAATGTATTTTTTACTCTTGGCGGATACGTAAAAATCAAACCTCAATCGTGGCGCCAATCGGAACCAGATGCAGCTTCTTCCCGGCTTTTGCTAATTTGTTTGCTTCCGAATCAAGGCCGAAAATTCCCTGAATTCAGCTTCCGCCAGATCCGACACGGCCAGATAATTCATCCCGGACCTGGACCACTCTTCGATTTGATAGCCCCGCAACGAACGAAACGCGGCGGGCACATTGCCGCCCGGCCAGACAAAAAGATTGATGAAATGTTTGCGGCGCTGATACACCAGCGCAGCCACCGATTGGTGATCCAACACGTCCTGCCGCCCGCCCAGCAGCGGAAAACCGGACTCCGCCAGATCCACGACGATGGGCGAAAAATCCAGGCGCCCCGCGAACCAGGGCTTGACCGTATGCTGGTCGGTGGATGCGACGTCCATCAAATGGCCTGCCTGCAGCGATCTAATGTGATTGGAAACCGCTTCCTCGGCCAGTTTCCCACTCCTATTACTGCCGCCAACAAAAAATGCCGATGCGGATGCCACCACAAGCATCAAAAACGCAACGGCCCAGGGCCGGATCAAAGACGGGCCCTTCCACCACGGAACTTTATTTCCGGCCTCCTCGCGCAACAACGCCTGGATGCGGGTCTTGAGCGCGCCCGGCGCGCTGTGCCGCGGCAATTTTTCCTGAAACGACTGCGCCAGCGCGCGTTGCGACTCAACAATCCCGGCACAGGCGGGGCAGGCGCGGAGATGTTCCTCGACTTCCATGCTGCGCAGCACATCCAGCTCACCGTCCACAAAGGCGTCCAGTACGCGCCTGACTTGATCACATTCCACGGGAAGCCTCCTTTTTCGAGAGTTCCATTAGTTCCAAGTGCAGCTTTCTTCGCGCTCGGGCGAGCCGGGACATCACGGTCCCGATGGGAATCCCAACGGTGGCCGAGATGTCCTTGTAGGCCATGCCTTCGAGTTCGTGCAGGACGATCACTTCGCGAAACTCCAGCGGCAGTTGTTCCAAGCCGTGCTCGAGCCATTCCCTGCGGATTTGTTGCAGTTCAAGATGTCCATTGTTAAGAGGCTCATCAACCACTCCGTGAAACGCCTCATCAAACGGCTCACCAAGCTCGGATTTTTGGTGTTTTTTAAGAAGGCTGAGGCAGACATTGCGCACAATCGTGAGCAGCCATGCTTTCCCATTGTCGCCGCGAAAGGCTCCGAACGCGCGATAGGCGCGCAAGGTCGCTTCCTGTACGGAATCTTCCGCATCCTGTTCGTTGCGCAACATCCAGCGCGCCAGATTATACGCGGCGTCCATATGCGGCAAAATAAGGTGTTCAAATTCAGACAGTTGATCCACGACGCCTCCACGAGTCGTCCTTTCTTTAAACCTAAACTCCCCAGGCTCCAAGTTTATTCCCAAACCGCGCGAAATATTTATTTCCGTCCCCGGGAATAAACCAGGGTCCTCCGGAGTTTAAACCTATGAAAGCCAACAAAGGCATGAAATTTCAATCAACCCCCAACAAAGGATAAACCAGATGAACGACACTATCACGGAAGATCACAACCATGACGGCATCGACCGGCGCGGTTTTTTAAAATGCATGGCATGGGCCGGCACGGGCGTCGTTTGCGCCATGAAAGGCGGCATACTCAGCTCGACCGTTCTGGGCGAAACCCCGGACGGCGCTGCGGCGGCGGGCGCGGACTTCACGTTTGTCCAGATCAGCGACAGCCATATCGGATTCAACAAACCGGCCAACAAAGACGTGGCCGCCACCTGCCGCGAGGCAATCCGGCGCATTAATGCGTTGCCGCAGGCCCCGGATTTTATTTTGCATACGGGTGACCTGAGCCATTTGTCCGAGGCGGCCGAGTTCGATACCCTGGATCAAATTTTGCAGGAATGCAAAACCAAGCAGGTGTTTTATGTTCCGGGCGAGCATGACATCCTGAGCGATAATGGGGCGCAATACTTGCAACGCTTCGGGAAGGGAACCCACGGAACCGGCTGGTACAGCTTCGAGCAGAAAGGCGTTCATTTTGTCGGTCTGGTGAATGTCGCCACCATCCGCGAAGGCGGTCTGGGTGTTTTGGGCCAGGAGCAACTGGACTGGTTGAAAAACGACCTCGCCCCCTTGTCCACCAGCACTCCCATCGTTGTCTTTGCCCACATACCGTTGTGGACGGTTTATCCGCAATGGGGCTGGGGCACGGATGACGGCGCTCAAGCCTTGTCGTATTTGAAACGGTTTGGATCTGTCACCGTACTCAACGGCCACATCCATCAAACCCTGCAGAAAGTCGAAGGAAACATCACGTTTCACACCGCCTGCTCCACAGCCTTCCCGCAACCCGCGCCCGGCACCGCTCCCAAACCCGGCCCGATGACGGTGCCCGGAGAAAAATTACGCGGCACCCTCGGCATGACAAAAGTGTCGTATGTCGAAAAAAATCATGCGCTGGCCATCGTCGATTCCAATCTGGCCTGACATCCCATGACAACAGACCCCAACCTCTGGGCGAAACTGCACGGCGCCAGCACGCACTTTCCCGTCGCGCTGGCGCTGTCATCCGTGTTGTTTGACAGCCTGGCAATGGCGATCTCAAACCCCGAACGCCGGATGGGATTGCGCGCGGCCGGATTTTACGCGCTGATCCTCGGTGTCCTGGGCGCTTTTCCGGCTGTCATTTCCGGATTGGTCATGACCCGCTGGGATTCCCTGGGAAGCGGCCCCCTGCTTTGGCACCACTGCTTTGTCTGGCCTGCCTTTGGACTGATGGTTGGGCTGGCCGTGTGGCGGGCGCTGGCGCGCAACCAGGCTTCTTCCCGCGTATTTGCCATTTATCTCGCCTTGATGATACTCACGGCGGGATTGGTGGCGGCTGCAGGCTATTGGGGCGGCGAACTTTTATTGAACGGATGACCGTCATGTCCGCTTTCGTGGAAAAAAATGCCGCGGGGCTGGGCGTCTTGTCGGGGGTGCTGGCCCTCGGCGCCGCTCTGGGTTTGGCGGAAATCATGAAAAGTCAGACGCCAATCGGCCCGTTACCCGCTTCATCGGGGCCGGCTGCGACATTGACTGCCGCAGACAAGCAGGCCCTGGCAGCGCTCGGACGCGGCTACTTCATCCAAAGCTGCGCGCATTGCCATGGCGACGATGCCCGCGGCGATGAGGGGCCGAATTTGCACGGCTTGAAAATAAGCAACGCCCGGATCGAGCATAGGATCCGGAACGGGAGCAAGGGCAGGATGCCCTCCTTCGCCAAAAAATACGGGCCTGCCGGGATCGCGGCACTGCGCGAGTATTTGCGAACCTTGAATTAACCCGCAAGATATTCAGCCACAAAGCCGAACGCCGGGCGCGCTCGCACTCCCTTCCCGCTTAAAACTTTAAACTTAAGACTTGAAACTTCGAGAACATTCCCCTTGACGTATATACCTAATTGAGTATGCATAGGACATGAACCTCGTCCGGGTGTACCAATGTTTTTGCGATCAAACCCGCCTGCGCATCCTGCACCTGCTCCTGCGCTCGCCCCTTTGCGTCTGCCATTTCCAAAGCGTCCTGCGCGAACCGCAGGTGAAAATCTCCAAGCACCTGGCCTACCTCCGCGAGCACGGACTGGTCGAAGCCCGGCGCCATGAAAACTGGATGATCTACCAGTTGCCCTCCCATCGAACCGTCGAACTGGACGCCAACCTGAAATGCCTGCAGGACTGCGTTCAAACCGAACCCTCCTTCAAAAGGGACAAGGCCAGGCTGGACAAACTGATGGATTCCAAGGACGTAACCACCCTCTTGGCCGAAGGCTGCTGTCCCAGCGCCAGCCCGCTCAGAAAGAAGAGCAAATGATGAAGACTCACAAACCATTCAAAATCCTGTTCCTTTGCACGGGCAACACGGCCCGCAGCATTCTGGCCGAATACCTGATGAAACGCATCGGCCGCGACCGCTTCGAATCCTACAGCGCGGGCGCCAGCCCCAAAGGCCATGTGCATCCCATGTCCTTACGGGTGTTGAAGGAAATTTATAAAATCGACACGACGGGAGCCCGCAGCAAGTCGTGGGACGAATTCAAAGAGGCCGGCATCGTCTTTGATTTTGTCATTACGGTTTGCGACAACGCCCGCGAATCCTGCCCGATCTGGCCCGGCCAGCCGATAGTGGCGCATTGGGGTTCCCCGGACCCGGCGGCATTCGAGGGCAGCGAAAAGGAACAATATGAACTTTTCCGCAAGGTCGCCCTGCAAATCCAACGCCGCATCGAGCTGTTTACCAGCCTGCCCCTTGAAAAGCTGGACCGGTTGCGACTGGCCGAAATGACGCGCGAGATCGGGGAAAAAGAATGAGCGAGAAAAAGCGGCTGCCATTTTTTGAGCGGTATTTGTCGCTCTGGGTATTCCTCTGCATGATCGCCGGGGTGGTCCTGGGCGCGCTGTTGCCGGAGGCAACGACCACTCTCAGCAATCTGGAATTTGTGCGGGGCTCGCACGTCAACGCGCCCATCGCCGTGCTGATCTGGCTGATGATCTATCCGATGATGTTGAAAGTCGATTTCGGCGCGCTCGGCGGCGTGGCCCGCAAACCCAAGGGCCTGATGGTGACCCTCATTGTCAACTGGCTGGTGAAACCGTTCAGCATGGCCTTTCTCGCCTGGCTGTTCATGCAGCACCTGTTCAAAGGCTGGATCGACGCCGAAACAGGCAAAAGCTACACGGCTGGGTTGATTATATTAGCAGCAGCGCCTTGCACGGCCATGGTGTTCGTCTGGTCTTATCTCACCGATGGCGATCCCGTCTATACCCTGGTGCAGGTGGCGGTAAACGACTTGATCATGCTCGTGGCCTTTGCGCCCATCGTCATGTTTCTGTGCGGCGTCGCAAATGTAATCGTGCCATCGAAGGTGCTCATCACCTCGGTGGTGGTGTTTATTGTCATCCCTTTGGCAGCCGGTTGGTTGACTCGCGTGTTGCTGATCCGGACGCACGGGCCCGAATGGTTTGAGAAACAATTCCTGCCCAAATTCCATCCCCTGGCGATCACGGCCCTTCTGCTGACCCTGGTTTTGATCTTTGCGTTCCAGTCTGAAAATCTGAGAACGAAGTGGCTGGCCGTTGCGCTGATTGCCGTCCCGATCATCATCCAGGTTTATTTCAACAGCAGCCTGGCCTATCTGGCCATGCGCTGGTTCAAGGTGGAACACAACGTGGCGGCACCGGGCGCATTGATAGGCGCCAGTAACTTTTTCGAACTGGCGGTGGCGGTGGCCATCACGCTTTTCGGCCCCAGCTCGGGCGCCGCGCTGGCTACGGTCGTGGGCGTGCTGGTGGAAGTGCCGGTGATGCTCTCCGTCTGCCATGTCTGCAACCGGACAAGGCATTGGTTTCCGGCAGCACGGGTTTAGATACAGAAAAGTTTAACACAGAGGGCATAAGACGCCAAGGCGCGGAGTATATGAACGATACTCTTACTCTTAATCCTAATCTTACTCTATCTCTATCTCAAACTCTTGGAAGCTAACACAAGGTCTCGCGCCAATCACGTCCGCCACCGGAGAGATTCGACCGGAGTGCGAGCAAAACACGCGAAATTGGAAGCACTGTTTTCTCACAGAGCCACAAAGAACACGGAGGAAAAACCTGGACCTTGTTGAAATTCAAAATGTTAGTTAAAACGGCAACGCCGTTTCGTCTTTGAGCCCAGGGTTGCCACGCCGAAGCGTAGCGAAGGCGGGAGCTACCCTGGGTAAAATCAAAAAATCATCCCGAACCCTGAAAGCGGTTCCGGCAACCTCTTGCGCAGAGTCGCCGAGTACACAGAAGAACTCAAATTTTGACAGGATGAACCCCGAAATACTTCGGGGCAGGCAGGATTTACAGGATGGGCGCAATATTACTTCCCGCTCAAGAATCCGATCAAATGCCTGCCGCCCGCATACTTGATGTCGGAAATTTTCCAACCCCCTTTTGTGAGAACAAGAAGAAAGGTGATTTCGGTTTTATGGCCCATGTTTTCAAACGAAGCAATCACTTCTGCGGAGTCTTTCTCGGACTTGGATTTTCGAAGCGAAAACTTTTTGATGTCCATGTCTTGCGCGTCGTACAGGGGATCGCCGTCGAGAGCGCCCACTTCGCCTTTTGACGTCACCGCGTCCTTCCAGATAAGTTGAGCCAGGGGTTCCGCAAAATACCTGTTCACCACTTCATGATCCTTGGTTTGGGAAAATGGGCTGTGGTTGTTGGCATCCAGTTTATAAAGATCGGAAACCACACTTTCGGGTGACGATGGGGCGCTCGATCCCGGCATTTCAGCCATCAATTGCCGGCCGGCCAATGTTATAACAATCAGTGGCAGTATAAGGTTAAGTTTCATGGTTTTGTGCCAGCGTGCAAGCTCATCTGTGGCGACCGTCGCCCGCCCATAACTACAGTGCTTGATTAGATTGTTGTTCCTGTTTTCTTCTGTGTCTGCCTAATTAAATCATAGGTTTCTTTGGCACGTTCAATCATTTCAAAAGCTGGAGCGATATACTGAGTAGAACCAGGCCACCCAGCAGGAAGCCGTTGCGAAAATGGAGCCTGTGGCCCAAAAGTAATCGTGCCGCTACCATCTTGGCGCTCAGCCAACGATATCTCGTTCAATCCAGACAATTGCAGGGACTTTGTTTGTCGAGAGAATAGCCCGCTGACGATAATGACCCGATCCGTGGTAACACCATAAAAAGTACGAGTACGAATCTTTGCATCCACAATGAATCGTCCGAAAACGATATATAACCCAACCAGAACGAAGGGAACTCCCCAAAGCTTGAAGAAGAATGGCGCACCTGTACTAAAAACACTGGACTCCCAAAAAATTGCAAATCCACACCAAAGCAAACTGAACGGGATCATAAAACCATCGGATGAACGTAGTCGAAAGCCTTGGCCTGGCTGTCCTGTCCACAAGATCTTCTCGCTCTGGCTCAACTCGCGCGCTATTTCTGAATTTGCTGTATTGTACATAAATTGCTTTGTCACTTAACGCCAAGCTCACCCACGGTTCTCCGGGAGCGGCGGCTCAGCATGCGCGCAAGTAGATGCCGAGACGCTGCAGGCTTTTGAGTAGATGCCTTGTTCGGTTTTTTCATCTCTTCCGAGGTTTTGTGTATATGGAAACTAGCCAAAAAATAAGCAAAAATCCGGATATATATAGCATCTAAGCCAAAGTGGCATTCCCAACTTCTCCATGCCGGTGTCTAGCCGTGAACTCAGTCCAGCGGCAACGCCAATACGAAGTAGCCATATACAAATAAGGCTTGTAATGGCAAAAGACATGGCGACCTCGACTAATGTGGCGCCTCTCATATTTATACCAAACAAGGGGTTCATCGAACAAATCCTGTGTATCTTAAAAAGAGTTTTAAGTCTTATGTTTAAAGTTCAAAGCTTTTTTTTGCGTATTTCGTGGTCGGCTTTTAACGCCGTGGATTCGCGTACGATCCTGCGTTAGTGCGCCCTTTCAGGGCTTGAGGCGTGGTGTACGTTGATGTACCTGGGGCTATGCCCCAGGCTGGTATAAATCCGCACCTTCAGTGCTTTTGACCTCCATAGTTTTCAGCGACCGGGGTCAGGGTCTTTGACTATCAACCCGTAGCGTCCCGCGTGGTCACGTTCCGCGAAGCGCGGTCACAGGACTTGCCGCGAGAACTTGTTCAACTTTCAAGAGTTTGAGATGGAGTAAGAGAAGGATTAAGAGTAAGATTTTCTTCCGTGTTTAGGCTGATATCAAGCCGCCTCCCGCAGTTTTAACTCGTCCTATCTTCTTCAATCAGGCATCATGACCGGCAGAAAATATGAACGCTGAAGAAACCGTCTGGTCCGGGCATCCATCACACTGGCACTATTTTTGGGCATGGTTCTGGGGTCTCGTCCTGGCCGTTGTACTGGTCGGCCTTTTCATTATCGCCTGGATCTACCTGGACAGATCCAGGCGCACCTACATCGTAACAACCCGGAAGGTGATTCTGGAGTGGGGCTTGTTTGCCAAGAGCTCAAACGAAGTGCGTATTGCGGATATCAGAAGCATCAACGTCATAAAACACGGTTTATTGGGATTGTTGGGCGTTGGCGATATTGAGTTTTCCTCCGCCGCAACCGACAAGGCCGAAATCGTCTTCGCATCGATTTCAGGGGCCACGGAAGTCCGGGATCTGGTCAGAAAATATCAGGACGCGTGATTAGAGGCGGCGACTAAATGCAGAATCGAAGAACCTTCCGGCAGGATGCCGGAAGGAGCAGGCGGGACGCCTGCGCTCCCGTTCAACACCAAAACAAATCCGCCTACTGCTCAATTTTTGCGTATTTTGTTCGCACACGGACGAATCCATCCTCTGCGTTCTCTGCGACTCTGCGGTGAATCCTGCTTCGCTGACTTACATCCGCTGGATGATGGTATCGCCGAACTTGGAGCACTTGACTTCGCTTGAGCCGGGGATCAGCCGCGCGAGATCATAGGTCACCACCTTGTCATCGATGGATTTTTCAAGTCCCTTGATGATCAGATCGGCGGCTTCGTTCCAACCCAGATAGCGCAGCATCATTTCACCCGAAAGAATGACCGAGCCCGGGTTGACCTTGTCCAGGCCCGCATATTTGGGGGCGGTGCCGTGCGTGGCTTCGAAAACCGCGTGGCCGGTGATGTAATTGATGTTTCCGCCGGGAGCGATGCCGATGCCGCCGACTTGCGCGGCCAGCGCATCAGAAATATAATCGCCGTTCAGATTCAAGGTGGCGATCACTTCATATTCCGAGGGCCGTGTGAGAATTTGCTGGAGGAACGCGTCGGCGATCACATCCTTCACTATCAAGCCGTTGGGCAGCTTGCACCACGGCCCGCCGTCGATCTCCACGCCGCCGAATTCCTTCTTGGCCAGTTCATAGCCCCAGTCGCGGAAGCCCCCCTCGGTGAACTTCATGATGTTGCCCTTGTGCACCAGCGTGAGACTCTTGCGCTTATGGGCGATGGCATATTGAATGGCGGAACGCACCAGCCGCTCCGTGCCTTCCTGCGAAACCGGTTTGATGCCGATGCCGGAACTTTCCGGGAAACGCACTTTCTTATAACGGTCCGGAAATTTTTCCTTGATGAAAGCGAGAATCGCCTTGGTTTCGTCCGTGCCGGCTTTGAATTCGATGCCGGCATAGATGTCCTCGGTGTTTTCACGGAAAATCACCATGTTGACATGTTCCGGGTGCTTGACCGGGCTTTCGATGCCGTTGAAGTAACGGACCGGGCGCAGACAGACGTAGAGATCGAGTTCCTGACGCAGGGCGACGTTGAGGGAGCGGATGCCGCCGCCAACCGGCGTGGTCAGCGGGCCTTTGATGCCGACCAGATATTTGCGGAAGGCATCGAGCGTCTCCGCAGGCAGCCAGTTGCCGGTTTTCTTAAACGCTTTTTCACCCGCCAAAACTTCCAGCCATTCGAGTTTGCGTTTGCCGCCGTACGCTTTTTCGACAGCCGCATCAAAGACGCGGACCGAAGCGGCCCAGATGTCGGGACCGGTGCCATCGCCTTCAATGAAGGGAATGACGGGGTGATCCGGGACGGTCAGTTTGCCGTTCTGAATCTGGATGGCATTAGCTGCGGACGGGGTTTTGCTTGAAGACATAATAAATGAACGTAGAGGCCGGAGCTTGCGGATATCAAGCTGAATTTAAGATATCGATCAATTCCCCCGCCGGGTGAAGCTGCCCAACCTTGTGGATGGGGGCTCTTGCATGTCCCCCGCCATTCGGGTTAACTCATGGGATGACAGCCCAACCGCGCGACATTCAGATCATCGGTTGCGAATTGGCCATTCGCTGGTCGGACGGTCACGAGTCGTTTTTCCCCCTGGATAAACTCCGCCGCGCTTGTCCCTGTGCCGCCTGCTCCGGAGAGCCGGATGTCACCGGAAAGGTTTTCAAACCATCCGTCCAATACAACGAAAAGAGTTTTGATGTCACCGCCCTGGATTTTGTGGGCGGCTACGCCATCCAACCCCGTTGGGCCGACGGCCACAGCACGGGCCTTTATTCCTGGAGTTACCTGTTGAACCTCGAAAAGCAGCTTGCAACCTGAACCGCCATGCTGGATTTGGATTATCTGCATCGTCTCCGGGAACAATACGCCGACGCCCTCCACGCTCCGGTGGCCGGGTTCCAACTGCGCGGCAAATCCTTTCCCAACTCCGGCGTCCCCAACCTCATGGGCGTTGTCAATCTTTCCCCCGATTCCTGGTATCGGGAAAGCGTTTGCCTTTCCACCGCACAGGCCATCCGCCGCGGACAACGCCTGGCCGCCGAAGGAGCCGACATCATTGACATCGGCGCCGAGTCCACGATTCTGAATGCAAAGACCGTCGATGAATCCGCGCAAACAAACGCCCTGCTGCCCGTCATTCAAGAGCTCAGCGAGGCCGGCATTCTTGTGTCGGCGGAAACCTATCAC
Coding sequences within:
- a CDS encoding anti-sigma factor encodes the protein MECDQVRRVLDAFVDGELDVLRSMEVEEHLRACPACAGIVESQRALAQSFQEKLPRHSAPGALKTRIQALLREEAGNKVPWWKGPSLIRPWAVAFLMLVVASASAFFVGGSNRSGKLAEEAVSNHIRSLQAGHLMDVASTDQHTVKPWFAGRLDFSPIVVDLAESGFPLLGGRQDVLDHQSVAALVYQRRKHFINLFVWPGGNVPAAFRSLRGYQIEEWSRSGMNYLAVSDLAEAEFREFSALIRKQTN
- a CDS encoding sigma-70 family RNA polymerase sigma factor, which translates into the protein MDQLSEFEHLILPHMDAAYNLARWMLRNEQDAEDSVQEATLRAYRAFGAFRGDNGKAWLLTIVRNVCLSLLKKHQKSELGEPFDEAFHGVVDEPLNNGHLELQQIRREWLEHGLEQLPLEFREVIVLHELEGMAYKDISATVGIPIGTVMSRLARARRKLHLELMELSKKEASRGM
- a CDS encoding metallophosphoesterase; this encodes MNDTITEDHNHDGIDRRGFLKCMAWAGTGVVCAMKGGILSSTVLGETPDGAAAAGADFTFVQISDSHIGFNKPANKDVAATCREAIRRINALPQAPDFILHTGDLSHLSEAAEFDTLDQILQECKTKQVFYVPGEHDILSDNGAQYLQRFGKGTHGTGWYSFEQKGVHFVGLVNVATIREGGLGVLGQEQLDWLKNDLAPLSTSTPIVVFAHIPLWTVYPQWGWGTDDGAQALSYLKRFGSVTVLNGHIHQTLQKVEGNITFHTACSTAFPQPAPGTAPKPGPMTVPGEKLRGTLGMTKVSYVEKNHALAIVDSNLA
- a CDS encoding DUF2231 domain-containing protein yields the protein MTTDPNLWAKLHGASTHFPVALALSSVLFDSLAMAISNPERRMGLRAAGFYALILGVLGAFPAVISGLVMTRWDSLGSGPLLWHHCFVWPAFGLMVGLAVWRALARNQASSRVFAIYLALMILTAGLVAAAGYWGGELLLNG
- a CDS encoding cytochrome c, which produces MSAFVEKNAAGLGVLSGVLALGAALGLAEIMKSQTPIGPLPASSGPAATLTAADKQALAALGRGYFIQSCAHCHGDDARGDEGPNLHGLKISNARIEHRIRNGSKGRMPSFAKKYGPAGIAALREYLRTLN
- a CDS encoding metalloregulator ArsR/SmtB family transcription factor → MNLVRVYQCFCDQTRLRILHLLLRSPLCVCHFQSVLREPQVKISKHLAYLREHGLVEARRHENWMIYQLPSHRTVELDANLKCLQDCVQTEPSFKRDKARLDKLMDSKDVTTLLAEGCCPSASPLRKKSK
- a CDS encoding arsenate reductase ArsC; the protein is MMKTHKPFKILFLCTGNTARSILAEYLMKRIGRDRFESYSAGASPKGHVHPMSLRVLKEIYKIDTTGARSKSWDEFKEAGIVFDFVITVCDNARESCPIWPGQPIVAHWGSPDPAAFEGSEKEQYELFRKVALQIQRRIELFTSLPLEKLDRLRLAEMTREIGEKE
- the arsB gene encoding ACR3 family arsenite efflux transporter; amino-acid sequence: MSEKKRLPFFERYLSLWVFLCMIAGVVLGALLPEATTTLSNLEFVRGSHVNAPIAVLIWLMIYPMMLKVDFGALGGVARKPKGLMVTLIVNWLVKPFSMAFLAWLFMQHLFKGWIDAETGKSYTAGLIILAAAPCTAMVFVWSYLTDGDPVYTLVQVAVNDLIMLVAFAPIVMFLCGVANVIVPSKVLITSVVVFIVIPLAAGWLTRVLLIRTHGPEWFEKQFLPKFHPLAITALLLTLVLIFAFQSENLRTKWLAVALIAVPIIIQVYFNSSLAYLAMRWFKVEHNVAAPGALIGASNFFELAVAVAITLFGPSSGAALATVVGVLVEVPVMLSVCHVCNRTRHWFPAARV
- a CDS encoding DUF3828 domain-containing protein; its protein translation is MKLNLILPLIVITLAGRQLMAEMPGSSAPSSPESVVSDLYKLDANNHSPFSQTKDHEVVNRYFAEPLAQLIWKDAVTSKGEVGALDGDPLYDAQDMDIKKFSLRKSKSEKDSAEVIASFENMGHKTEITFLLVLTKGGWKISDIKYAGGRHLIGFLSGK
- a CDS encoding PH domain-containing protein, producing MYNTANSEIARELSQSEKILWTGQPGQGFRLRSSDGFMIPFSLLWCGFAIFWESSVFSTGAPFFFKLWGVPFVLVGLYIVFGRFIVDAKIRTRTFYGVTTDRVIIVSGLFSRQTKSLQLSGLNEISLAERQDGSGTITFGPQAPFSQRLPAGWPGSTQYIAPAFEMIERAKETYDLIRQTQKKTGTTI
- a CDS encoding PH domain-containing protein, which produces MNAEETVWSGHPSHWHYFWAWFWGLVLAVVLVGLFIIAWIYLDRSRRTYIVTTRKVILEWGLFAKSSNEVRIADIRSINVIKHGLLGLLGVGDIEFSSAATDKAEIVFASISGATEVRDLVRKYQDA
- the icd gene encoding NADP-dependent isocitrate dehydrogenase, which gives rise to MSSSKTPSAANAIQIQNGKLTVPDHPVIPFIEGDGTGPDIWAASVRVFDAAVEKAYGGKRKLEWLEVLAGEKAFKKTGNWLPAETLDAFRKYLVGIKGPLTTPVGGGIRSLNVALRQELDLYVCLRPVRYFNGIESPVKHPEHVNMVIFRENTEDIYAGIEFKAGTDETKAILAFIKEKFPDRYKKVRFPESSGIGIKPVSQEGTERLVRSAIQYAIAHKRKSLTLVHKGNIMKFTEGGFRDWGYELAKKEFGGVEIDGGPWCKLPNGLIVKDVIADAFLQQILTRPSEYEVIATLNLNGDYISDALAAQVGGIGIAPGGNINYITGHAVFEATHGTAPKYAGLDKVNPGSVILSGEMMLRYLGWNEAADLIIKGLEKSIDDKVVTYDLARLIPGSSEVKCSKFGDTIIQRM
- a CDS encoding DUF971 domain-containing protein, with amino-acid sequence MTAQPRDIQIIGCELAIRWSDGHESFFPLDKLRRACPCAACSGEPDVTGKVFKPSVQYNEKSFDVTALDFVGGYAIQPRWADGHSTGLYSWSYLLNLEKQLAT